From the genome of Bordetella sp. H567, one region includes:
- the mdcC gene encoding malonate decarboxylase acyl carrier protein: protein METFTRRYAAQQRFPGGRDRVLVGVVASGNLEVLAERIPGNDDTCHIHVSTAVKGFGDVWEAVLADFVERYATGGVVFSINDGGARPDTVMLRLAQACEALKETT, encoded by the coding sequence ATGGAAACTTTTACCCGCCGCTACGCGGCGCAGCAGCGATTTCCCGGGGGGCGTGACCGGGTCCTGGTCGGCGTGGTGGCGTCCGGCAATCTGGAAGTCCTGGCCGAACGTATCCCGGGCAACGACGATACCTGCCACATCCACGTGTCGACGGCCGTCAAGGGCTTCGGCGATGTATGGGAGGCGGTCCTTGCCGATTTCGTCGAACGGTATGCGACCGGTGGCGTGGTCTTCTCCATCAACGACGGTGGCGCGCGTCCCGATACGGTGATGCTGCGCCTGGCACAGGCCTGCGAGGCCTTGAAGGAAACGACATGA
- a CDS encoding biotin-independent malonate decarboxylase subunit beta: MNESVPTLAWLEATARERVAGLTDRGSFVEYLGPEQREVSPHLALFGLAHAFDDGMIVGHATLDGKPVWIAAQEGRFMGGTFGEVGGAKLVGLLRAARALAAREQPRCVLLLLDSGGVRLQEANAGELAVSEVIRALLQARRAGVRVVALIGGKAGAFGGAGLVAACCSDIVISEPGRIGVSGPEVIEANEGLEEFDAKDRALVWRITGGRTRVLMGGADRYARDDIDDFRRRASACLHAPAPFDLPLLQAEQQRLQSRLARFGDCRDAPEIWRKQGLDTPDTVPDHGDAAFLDLVRRSLGEKHVAR; encoded by the coding sequence ATGAACGAGAGCGTTCCCACTCTTGCCTGGCTGGAAGCGACGGCACGCGAGCGCGTCGCGGGTCTGACGGATCGCGGCAGCTTTGTGGAATACCTGGGACCGGAGCAGCGCGAAGTCAGTCCGCATCTGGCGCTCTTCGGCCTGGCCCATGCCTTCGATGACGGCATGATCGTCGGCCACGCCACGCTGGATGGAAAGCCCGTGTGGATCGCGGCGCAGGAAGGCCGCTTCATGGGCGGCACGTTCGGCGAGGTCGGCGGCGCCAAGCTGGTCGGCCTGTTGCGCGCCGCGCGCGCACTGGCGGCGCGTGAGCAGCCGCGTTGCGTGCTATTGCTGCTGGACAGCGGCGGCGTGCGCTTGCAGGAAGCCAACGCAGGCGAGCTGGCGGTGTCCGAGGTGATACGCGCGCTCTTGCAGGCGCGTCGCGCTGGGGTGCGCGTCGTGGCGCTGATCGGCGGCAAGGCGGGCGCCTTCGGCGGTGCGGGCCTGGTCGCGGCCTGCTGCAGCGACATCGTCATCTCCGAGCCCGGCCGCATCGGTGTTTCGGGTCCGGAGGTCATCGAAGCGAACGAGGGCCTGGAGGAATTCGACGCCAAGGACCGCGCGCTGGTGTGGCGCATCACCGGAGGCCGTACACGCGTGCTGATGGGAGGCGCCGACCGCTATGCGCGGGACGACATCGACGATTTTCGCAGGCGGGCGAGTGCCTGCCTGCACGCGCCGGCGCCGTTCGACCTGCCGCTGCTGCAGGCCGAACAGCAACGTCTGCAGAGCCGCCTGGCACGCTTCGGCGATTGCCGGGACGCGCCGGAGATCTGGCGCAAGCAAGGCCTTGATACGCCCGACACCGTGCCGGACCACGGCGATGCCGCGTTCCTCGATCTGGTCCGGCGATCCCTTGGAGAGAAACATGTCGCACGATGA
- the mdcA gene encoding malonate decarboxylase subunit alpha gives MNPWNSHARERAVRLEGARGCAHGKYVDADRATALLQALLRPGDRLCLEGDNQKQADFLARALVQVDPAVVHDLHVVQSGVVLPEHLELFERGIARKLDFCYSGPQGGAIARALEKGRIEVGAIHTYPELFARYFVDLTPNVALIVARQADRQGNLYMGPNTEDTPTIVEATAFKDGIIVAQVNEVVDHLPRVDIAADLVDFIIPSPEPFYIEPLFTRDPASITDTQILMGMMAIQGIYAPYQVRTLNHGAGFPTATIELLLPTYGQRLGLKGKIATHWMLNPHPTLIPAIESGWVSQIFSPGAEVGMDDYVSARSDVFFVGQEGAMRSNRMLAHNAGLYACDMFIGSTLQIDLEGNSSTVRADRIAGFGGAPNLGSDARGRRHPSASWLKAGQEDAGAHGRMPRGRKLVVQVVETFGEKHAPSFVEELDSVALARKLKLDLPPIMVYGDDVTHIVTEEGIANLLMCRDLDEREQAIRGVAGYTEIGRRRDRKAVQALRERGVIRRPADLGINPLDATRHMLAARSIKDIVTWSGGLYAPPARFRNW, from the coding sequence ATGAATCCCTGGAATTCCCATGCGCGCGAGCGTGCCGTCCGGCTGGAGGGCGCGCGGGGCTGCGCGCATGGCAAATATGTCGATGCGGACCGGGCCACCGCATTGCTGCAAGCCCTGCTGCGGCCCGGCGACAGGCTATGCCTGGAGGGAGACAACCAGAAGCAGGCGGATTTCCTGGCGCGTGCCCTGGTCCAGGTGGATCCCGCGGTCGTTCATGACCTGCACGTCGTGCAGTCCGGCGTTGTCCTGCCGGAACACCTGGAACTGTTCGAAAGAGGCATCGCCCGCAAGCTGGACTTTTGTTATTCCGGACCGCAAGGCGGCGCCATCGCCCGCGCCCTGGAAAAAGGGCGTATCGAGGTCGGCGCCATCCACACCTATCCGGAACTGTTCGCCCGCTACTTCGTCGACCTGACGCCCAATGTGGCCTTGATCGTCGCGCGGCAGGCGGATCGCCAGGGCAATCTGTACATGGGCCCGAATACCGAGGACACGCCCACCATCGTCGAGGCGACCGCCTTCAAGGATGGCATCATCGTGGCCCAGGTCAACGAAGTGGTGGACCATCTGCCGCGCGTGGACATCGCCGCAGACCTGGTCGATTTCATCATCCCATCGCCGGAACCGTTCTACATAGAACCCTTGTTCACGAGGGATCCGGCCAGCATCACCGACACGCAGATCCTGATGGGGATGATGGCCATCCAGGGCATCTACGCGCCCTATCAAGTGCGCACGCTGAACCACGGCGCCGGCTTCCCCACCGCCACGATCGAATTGCTGCTGCCGACCTATGGCCAGCGCCTGGGGCTGAAAGGAAAGATCGCCACGCACTGGATGCTCAACCCGCATCCCACCTTGATTCCCGCCATCGAAAGCGGCTGGGTCAGCCAGATATTCTCGCCGGGCGCGGAAGTAGGCATGGACGATTACGTCAGTGCGCGTTCCGACGTGTTCTTCGTCGGGCAGGAAGGCGCCATGCGGTCCAATCGCATGCTGGCCCACAATGCCGGCCTGTATGCCTGCGATATGTTCATCGGCTCCACGCTGCAGATCGATCTGGAAGGCAATTCGTCCACCGTTCGGGCCGACCGCATCGCCGGTTTCGGTGGCGCGCCTAACCTGGGATCGGACGCGCGCGGCCGGCGCCATCCGTCGGCCAGCTGGCTCAAGGCGGGACAGGAAGACGCCGGCGCGCACGGGCGCATGCCGCGCGGCCGCAAGCTGGTCGTGCAGGTCGTCGAAACCTTCGGCGAGAAGCACGCGCCCAGCTTCGTGGAGGAACTGGACAGCGTGGCGCTGGCGCGCAAGCTCAAGCTGGACCTGCCGCCCATCATGGTCTATGGCGATGACGTGACGCACATCGTGACCGAGGAAGGCATCGCCAATCTGTTGATGTGCCGCGACCTGGATGAACGCGAACAGGCCATCCGCGGCGTGGCCGGCTATACCGAGATCGGCCGGCGCCGCGACCGCAAGGCGGTACAGGCCCTGCGCGAACGCGGCGTCATCCGCCGGCCCGCCGACCTGGGCATCAATCCACTGGATGCGACGCGCCATATGCTGGCCGCGCGTTCGATCAAGGACATCGTGACGTGGTCGGGCGGCCTGTACGCGCCGCCGGCCCGGTTCCGCAACTGGTAG
- a CDS encoding biotin-independent malonate decarboxylase subunit gamma, with protein MSHDELIQALFPDAAPMVPDNAGVIEGEQRLASGAKVTVIGLTGGRAVGADVAMAVSACVLRHVAEHAGRPLVLLVDAGSQRMARRDELLGLNEYLAHLAKSLYLAAATGSRTLGVLYGAASGGAMVASALAVDELVAVPGAAPSVMNLAAMARVTKLDLAQLESMASRTPVFAPGVDPLFQMGGILERWGDPADYAGRLASLLESAPDRDERDCLGARRGGRAKAAAVAGRVCAEAMRHA; from the coding sequence ATGTCGCACGATGAATTGATTCAGGCCCTGTTCCCCGACGCGGCGCCGATGGTGCCTGATAACGCGGGTGTCATCGAAGGCGAACAGCGCCTTGCAAGCGGCGCGAAGGTGACCGTGATCGGCCTGACCGGCGGGCGGGCGGTGGGTGCCGACGTCGCCATGGCCGTATCGGCATGCGTGCTGCGCCACGTGGCCGAGCATGCTGGCCGTCCGCTCGTCCTTCTTGTGGACGCGGGAAGCCAGCGGATGGCCCGGCGCGATGAATTGCTGGGCTTGAACGAGTACTTGGCCCACCTCGCGAAATCCCTGTATCTGGCCGCCGCCACCGGCAGCCGCACCTTGGGTGTCTTGTACGGTGCCGCGTCCGGGGGCGCCATGGTCGCCAGCGCCTTGGCCGTGGACGAGCTGGTGGCCGTTCCCGGCGCGGCGCCCAGCGTCATGAATCTGGCGGCCATGGCCCGTGTGACCAAGCTGGACCTGGCGCAGCTGGAATCGATGGCGTCCCGGACGCCGGTATTCGCGCCGGGCGTGGACCCGCTCTTCCAGATGGGCGGCATCCTGGAACGCTGGGGCGATCCGGCAGATTACGCCGGCCGCCTGGCGTCTTTGCTGGAAAGCGCCCCGGACAGGGACGAGCGCGATTGCCTTGGGGCCCGACGTGGCGGGCGCGCAAAGGCCGCCGCCGTTGCCGGGCGAGTTTGCGCAGAGGCGATGCGCCATGCGTGA